In Nicotiana tabacum cultivar K326 chromosome 2, ASM71507v2, whole genome shotgun sequence, the following proteins share a genomic window:
- the LOC107792296 gene encoding NDR1/HIN1-like protein 13, which produces MTQTVNGTNHNHNSHDPVPLQSHPHYYPPPSSSSSKASFKGCCCCLFLLFSFLLLLILAVILVIVLALKPKKPQFDLQQVGVQYVGITPNSAIASAAASSAAVSLNIHMVFTAVNDNKVGIKYDESRFTVMYRGIPLGRGIVPGFYQPAHSVRRVETTIVVDRVNLLQADAADLIRDAALNDRVELRILGDVGAKIRILGLTSPGVQVSVDCAIVISPRKQALTYKQCGFDGLSV; this is translated from the exons ATGACTCAGACCGTGAATGGCACCAACCATAATCATAACTCACATGATCCAGTACCACTTCAAAGTCACCCTCATTACTACCCACCtccttcttcttcatcctcaaaagcttCTTTTAAAGGCTGCTGCTGTTGTCTCTTCCTTCTTTTCTCCTTCTTACTTCTCCTCATTCTCGCAGTCATTCTAGTTATCGTCCTCGCCTTGAAGCCCAAGAAACCCCAATTCGACCTTCAGCAAGTGGGCGTTCAGTACGTGGGTATCACTCCCAACTCCGCTATTGCTAGTGCCGCAGCATCTTCTGCTGCTGTTTCTCTCAATATCCACATGGTCTTCACCGCTGTCAATGATAATAAGGTGGGAATCAAGTACGACGAGTCCAGGTTTACTGTCATGTACCGCGGGATTCCACTTGGAAGGGGAATTGTTCCCGGGTTTTATCAACCCGCGCACAGTGTTCGGCGGGTCGAAACTACGATCGTCGTGGATCGGGTCAACTTGCTCCAGGCCGATGCAGCTGATTTGATCCGTGATGCGGCGTTGAATGACCGGGTCGAGCTTCGGATTTTGGGTGATGTCGGAGCTAAGATTCGGATCCTTGGGCTTACTTCACCCGGTGTGCAG GTATCCGTGGATTGCGCAATAGTGATCAGCCCAAGGAAACAGGCTCTCACCTACAAGCAGTGTGGATTCGATGGCCTTAGCGTATGA
- the LOC107799324 gene encoding large ribosomal subunit protein uL3, whose amino-acid sequence MSHRKFEHPRHGSLGFLPRKRAARHRGKVKAFPKDDQSKPCKLTAFLGYKAGMTHIVRDVEKPGSKLHKKETCEAVTIIETPPMVIVGVVGYVTTPRGLRCLNTVWAQHLSEELKRRFYKNWCKSKKKAFLKYSKKYETDEGKKDIQAQLEKLKKYSSVIRVLAHTQIRKMKGLKQKKAHLMEIQVNGGTIAQKVDYAYGFFEKQVPVDAIFQKDEMIDIIGVTKGKGYEGVVTRWGVTRLPRKTHRGLRKVACIGAWHPARVSYTVARAGQNGYHHRTEMNKKVYKLGKAGQESHAAITDFDRTEKDITPMGGFPHYGVVKEDYLLIKGCCVGPKKRVVTLRQSLLNQTSRVALEEIKLKFIDTSSKFGHGRFQTTQEKQKFYGRLKA is encoded by the exons ATGTCTCATAGGAAGTTTGAGCACCCAAGACATGGGTCTTTGGGCTTTCTGCCCAGAAAGAGAGCTGCTCGTCACAGGGGAAAGG tgAAGGCATTCCCTAAGGATGATCAAAGCAAACCCTGCAAGCTGACTGCCTTCTTGGGTTATAAGGCTGGAATGACCCACATTGTGAGAGATGTAGAAAAACCTGGATCAA AACTCCACAAGAAAGAAACATGTGAAGCAGTCACTATAATTGAAACACCCCCAATGGTGATAGTTGGTGTTGTTGGATATGTTACGACACCTCGTGGCCTGCGTTGCCTCAACACTGTTTGGGCTCAGCATCTCAGTGAAGAGTTAAAGAGGAGGTTCTACAAGAATTGGTGCAAGTCCAAGAAGAAGGCCTTTTTGAAGTACTCGAAGAAATACGAGACCGATGAAGGTAAAAAAGATATCCAGGCGCAGTTGGAGAAACTGAAGAAGTATTCTTCAGTCATTCGTGTGTTGGCTCACACTCAG ATAAGGAAGATGAAAGGTCTGAAACAGAAGAAAGCACATCTGATGGAAATCCAGGTGAATGGTGGGACTATTGCCCAAAAGGTTGACTATGCATATGGTTTCTTTGAGAAGCAGGTGCCAGTTGATGCTATTTTCCAAAAGGATGAGATGATTGACATCATTGGTGTTACCAAGGGTAAGGGTTATGAAGGTGTTGTAACACGTTGGGGTGTGACACGTCTTCCTCGCAAAACCCACAGGGGTCTTCGTAAAGTTGCTTGTATTGGTGCTTGGCACCCTGCTAGAGTTTCCTACACAGTTGCCCGTGCTGGTCAAAACGGATACCATCACCGTACCGAGATGAACAAGAAGGTTTACAAGCTTGGCAAAGCTGGGCAAGAGTCACATGCAGCTATTACTGATTTTGACAG GACTGAGAAAGACATCACACCTATGGGTGGATTTCCCCATTATGGTGTGGTGAAGGAAGATTACCTGTTGATCAAGGGATGCTGTGTAGGTCCTAAGAAGAGGGTTGTTACCCTTCGCCAATCACTTCTCAACCAGACCTCTCGTGTTGCTCTTGAGGAGATTAAGCTCAAGTTCATCGACACATCCTCAAAGTTCGGACATGGTCGCTTCCAGACCACCCAGGAGAAACAGAAGTTCTATGGTCGGCTGAAGGCTTGA